From a region of the Paenibacillus lutimineralis genome:
- a CDS encoding carboxymuconolactone decarboxylase family protein → MKKDVRQMLNDFTGGLQELSGTNAASVNAFMNLLGTNYADGAIDTKTKELISVGIAAYNRCEYCIVFHVYKALEAGATREQIIEAAMVAVAFGGGPSMAYSVTLLKDSIDEFEKDFK, encoded by the coding sequence ATGAAGAAAGACGTTAGACAAATGCTGAATGATTTTACGGGTGGATTACAGGAATTGTCTGGAACGAATGCGGCGAGCGTCAATGCGTTTATGAACTTGTTGGGAACGAACTATGCTGATGGTGCTATTGATACGAAGACGAAAGAGCTGATTAGTGTAGGGATCGCCGCTTATAACCGCTGCGAATATTGCATCGTGTTCCACGTCTATAAAGCGCTCGAAGCAGGTGCAACCCGTGAACAGATCATTGAAGCGGCTATGGTTGCTGTTGCATTTGGCGGCGGACCAAGCATGGCTTACTCTGTTACCTTGCTGAAGGATTCTATTGATGAGTTCGAAAAGGACTTTAAATAA
- the lpdA gene encoding dihydrolipoyl dehydrogenase has product MIIKLEQLTGHAKQAKIGKLNVAEGDQIEIGQPLLQMESKKGNSPVLSKYKGKIEKVLVDEGQEIELGQSLFEVTAEGAVKESAEVKPKLDYFGGLLRGKKEDVRTELLIIGAGPGGYVAAIYAAKKGIQTVLVEKDSMGGTCLNVGCIPTKALIKSSEVFHQILHADDFGLSVKEIELDMAKVIDKKDEIKGNLVSGIEYLLSKNNVRVIKGNASFLNDNQVLVKSGKDEYMIEANNTIIATGSQIADIALPGIDHDFVMNSTSALAYRKNISSVTIIGGGVIGMEFAFLYSNFGIQVNVLEFCDRLLTMVDKDVSEEIAHIAAEKGIGIFNGAKVTRIEKDQTGKAVVIFEQDGVEKFITSEKVMIAIGRTPNIDGLELEKTGVKLNDNRKGIAVNEHLQTSVDHIYAIGDVTNRIQLAHVASHEGIAAVDHILGTDAHVDYEMVPNVIFTSPEIAAVGLNEDQARLMGRNIQVSKFPFQANGKALTMREGRGFIKLVKDLDSNKLIGASIIGPEASALISTLTIMIGSGIPEEEIAHTIFAHPTTGEVIHEAILGLGVGALHYDE; this is encoded by the coding sequence ATGATTATCAAGCTGGAGCAGCTCACAGGACACGCCAAGCAGGCGAAAATCGGGAAGCTGAATGTTGCCGAAGGGGATCAGATTGAGATAGGTCAACCTTTACTTCAGATGGAGAGCAAGAAAGGAAATTCCCCTGTACTATCCAAATATAAGGGCAAGATTGAGAAAGTGCTGGTCGATGAGGGCCAGGAAATTGAACTCGGTCAGAGCTTATTTGAAGTAACTGCGGAAGGGGCCGTCAAAGAATCAGCAGAGGTTAAACCGAAGCTGGACTATTTCGGCGGGCTTCTGCGCGGGAAGAAGGAGGATGTACGGACTGAGCTGCTAATTATCGGTGCGGGACCGGGAGGCTATGTCGCTGCTATCTATGCAGCCAAAAAAGGCATTCAAACCGTGCTTGTAGAGAAGGATTCCATGGGTGGAACATGCTTGAATGTGGGCTGTATTCCGACAAAAGCATTGATCAAATCCTCTGAGGTCTTCCATCAAATACTGCATGCCGATGATTTTGGTCTTTCCGTGAAGGAGATCGAACTGGATATGGCTAAGGTGATCGATAAGAAGGATGAGATTAAGGGCAACTTGGTGTCAGGGATTGAGTATCTGCTTAGCAAAAATAACGTTCGCGTCATTAAAGGAAACGCTTCATTTCTAAATGACAACCAGGTGCTCGTCAAGAGTGGAAAAGATGAATATATGATTGAAGCCAACAATACGATCATTGCTACCGGATCTCAAATCGCAGACATTGCTCTACCAGGAATCGATCATGATTTTGTCATGAACAGCACCTCAGCACTCGCCTACAGAAAAAATATTAGCTCGGTTACGATTATCGGCGGCGGCGTCATCGGTATGGAATTTGCTTTTCTCTATTCTAACTTTGGCATTCAGGTTAATGTCTTGGAATTCTGCGACAGGCTGTTGACGATGGTAGACAAAGATGTCTCGGAAGAGATCGCTCATATTGCTGCCGAGAAGGGAATCGGCATATTTAACGGAGCCAAAGTGACAAGAATCGAGAAGGACCAGACAGGCAAAGCGGTTGTTATCTTTGAACAGGACGGAGTCGAAAAGTTTATAACGAGCGAGAAGGTTATGATTGCGATTGGCAGAACGCCCAATATAGATGGGCTGGAACTTGAGAAGACAGGAGTCAAGCTGAACGACAATAGGAAAGGGATTGCGGTTAATGAGCATTTACAAACTTCGGTAGATCATATCTATGCAATTGGCGATGTTACGAACCGAATTCAACTGGCCCATGTCGCTTCCCATGAAGGAATAGCGGCTGTGGATCATATTCTCGGTACGGATGCCCATGTTGATTACGAGATGGTGCCAAATGTGATATTTACTTCACCAGAAATCGCCGCGGTTGGTCTAAATGAAGATCAGGCCAGACTTATGGGCAGGAACATTCAAGTGAGCAAATTCCCATTTCAGGCCAATGGCAAAGCATTAACGATGAGAGAGGGAAGGGGCTTCATCAAGCTGGTCAAGGATCTGGACAGCAACAAGCTGATTGGCGCTTCGATCATCGGACCTGAAGCATCGGCCTTGATTAGTACATTGACAATCATGATCGGCTCAGGCATTCCTGAGGAAGAAATCGCGCATACCATTTTTGCCCATCCGACGACGGGTGAAGTGATTCATGAGGCGATACTTGGCCTTGGTGTAGGGGCTTTACATTACGATGAATAG
- a CDS encoding lipoate--protein ligase family protein → MNRIIISEEYNPYYNLALEEDLLRGVNTDEVILYLWQNEKTVVIGRNQNPYLECDVPQLAANGVRLARRISGGGAVYHDLGNLNFTFIYLEQHKNLEQQLNVIKKSG, encoded by the coding sequence ATGAATAGGATTATTATATCCGAAGAGTATAATCCGTACTATAATCTAGCGCTGGAGGAAGACTTGCTGCGAGGGGTTAACACGGATGAGGTCATTCTGTATTTATGGCAAAACGAGAAGACGGTCGTGATCGGTAGAAATCAGAATCCGTATCTTGAATGCGATGTACCGCAACTGGCGGCTAACGGAGTCCGGTTGGCCAGACGGATCTCAGGCGGGGGCGCCGTGTACCATGACCTGGGCAATCTGAACTTTACTTTCATTTACCTGGAGCAGCACAAAAATCTGGAACAGCAGCTGAATGTAATTAAAAAAAGCGGTTGA